A single genomic interval of Malania oleifera isolate guangnan ecotype guangnan chromosome 13, ASM2987363v1, whole genome shotgun sequence harbors:
- the LOC131145641 gene encoding oligopeptide transporter 9 isoform X1, with amino-acid sequence MAEIAEESPESGECPIKQVDITVPKTDDPTMPVVTFRMWVLGIASCVILSFVNQFFWYRTQPLIISSISAQIAVVPIGHLMAKTITNRVFFKGSKWEFTLNPGPFNIKEHVLITIFANSGAGTVYATHILTAVKLLYKRSLTFLPALLVMLTTQILGFGWAGLFRKHLVEPAEMWWPSNLVQVSLFRALHEKEKRPKGSTTRTQFFVIVFICSFCYYVLPGYLFLMLTSFSWVCWLAPKSIFVQQLGSGLQGLGIGSLGIDWSTISSYLGSPLASPLFATANVTVGFIFVMYVMTPLTYWKNVYNAKNFPIFSNNLFMSNGSEYNILSIINSDFHLDEASYAKNGPINLSTFFAMTYGLGFATLSATVVHVILFNGKDIWKQTKRAFGSTKKVDVHTRLMQKYKQVPMWWFLLILVLNIAAILFACQYYNDTLQLPWWGVLLACGIALFFTLPIGIITATTNQQPGLNIITEYIIGYMYPERPVANMCFKVFGYISMTQALSFLADFKLGHYMKIPPRTMFMAQVLGSLIAVFIYQITAWELMEVIPNLCDTSLLPHDSPWTCPMDRVFYDASVIWGLVGPRRIFGDLGAYSGVNWFFVGGAIAPLMVWLAHKAFPKCEWIRYIHMPVLLGATSMMPPATAVNFTSWIIVGFLSGYVVFRYRPKWWERYNYVLSGGLDAGTAFMTVLLFITLGSRNIGLNWWGNNVEGCPLGSCPTAKGVAVDGCPAFY; translated from the exons ATGGCGGAGATAGCGGAGGAATCGCCGGAGTCCGGCGAGTGCCCCATCAAGCAGGTCGACATCACGGTGCCCAAGACCGACGACCCCACCATGCCGGTGGTCACATTCCGAATGTGGGTGTTGGGTATTGCTTCCTGCGTCATTCTTTCCTTCGTGAACCAGTTCTTCTGGTACAGAACTCAGCCATTGATAATCTCTTCCATCTCTGCTCAGATCGCCGTGGTCCCAATTGGGCATTTGATGGCGAAGACGATCACCAATCGAGTGTTCTTCAAGGGCTCTAAGTGGGAGTTTACACTCAACCCTGGTCCCTTCAACATCAAAGAACATGTTTTGATCACCATTTTTGCGAATTCTGGTGCTGGAACTGTTTATGCCACTCATATTTTGACTGCTGTTAAGTTGTTGTACAAGAGGTCTCTCACTTTTCTTCCTGCCTTGCTCGTCATGCTCACTACCCAG ATTTTGGGATTTGGCTGGGCAGGGCTTTTCCGGAAACATCTGGTTGAACCCGCAGAAATGTGGTGGCCGTCTAATCTGGTTCAGGTCTCATTGTTCAG GGCTCTACATGAGAAAGAGAAGAGACCGAAAGGCAGCACAACCCGGACGCAGTTCTTTGTCATAGTCTTCATCTGCAGCTTCTGCTACTATGTACTTCCTGGCTATCTCTTTCTCATGTTAACGTCTTTCTCGTGGGTTTGTTGGCTTGCTCCGAAATCCATATTTGTGCAACAACTAGGATCAGGCCTACAAGGCCTTGGAATTGGCAGCTTGGGGATAGACTGGTCTACGATTTCATCTTATCTCGGGAGTCCGTTAGCTAGCCCCTTGTTTGCCACTGCCAATGTCACTGTTGGATTCATCTTCGTCATGTATGTGATGACGCCCCTCACTTATTGGAAAAATGTCTATAATGCCAAGAACTTCCCAATATTTTCCAACAACCTTTTCATGTCAAACGGATCAGAATACAACATCTTGAGCATCATCAATTCTGATTTTCATCTGGATGAGGCTTCTTATGCGAAAAATGGGCCCATAAATCTCAGCACCTTTTTCGCTATGACTTATGGTCTTGGATTTGCAACGCTTTCTGCTACTGTTGTTCATGTCATACTCTTCAACGGAAA GGATATATGGAAGCAAACAAAGAGGGCATTTGGATCGACTAAGAAGGTGGATGTACACACGAGGCTTATGCAGAAGTACAAGCAAGTACCCATGTGGTGGTTTCtcctcatcctagtgttgaacaTTGCTGCCATTTTATTTGCTTGCCAGTATTACAACGACACGCTTCAATTGCCTTGGTGGGGGGTCTTGCTTGCTTGTGGCATTGCCCTTTTCTTCACCCTCCCAATTGGTATCATCACTGCCACCACAAACCAG CAACCAGGTTTGAACATCATCACAGAATACATAATTGGGTATATGTACCCCGAGCGCCCcgttgccaacatgtgcttcaAAGTTTTTGGGTACATAAGCATGACCCAGGCCCTAAGCTTTCTAGCAGACTTCAAGCTAGGCCACTACATGAAGATCCCGCCAAGAACAATGTTCATGGCACAG GTTTTAGGTTCTCTTATAGCAGTATTCATATACCAAATAACTGCTTGGGAGCTGATGGAAGTGATCCCCAACCTTTGTGACACATCCTTACTCCCACATGACAGTCCATGGACTTGCCCAATGGACCGTGTGTTTTATGATGCCTCAGTCATCTGGGGTTTGGTTGGGCCTCGCAGAATCTTTGGAGACCTCGGTGCCTACTCAGGTGTCAACTGGTTTTTTGTGGGTGGAGCGATTGCTCCTCTAATGGTATGGCTTGCACACAAAGCATTCCCAAAGTGTGAATGGATTCGATACATCCACATGCCTGTTCTTTTGGGTGCTACATCAATGATGCCCCCAGCTACAGCAGTCAACTTCACCAGTTGGATCATTGTTGGGTTCCTATCTGGATATGTAGTTTTCAGGTATCGACCGAAATGGTGGGAACGCTACAACTATGTCCTTTCTGGTGGTCTCGATGCGGGAACTGCATTCATGACGGTGTTGTTGTTCATCACCCTGGGGTCCAGAAATATTGGCCTTAATTGGTGGGGAAACAATGTCGAAGGGTGCCCTCTGGGTTCTTGTCCAACTGCCAAAGGAGTCGCTGTGGATGGCTGCCCTGCTTTTTATTGA
- the LOC131145641 gene encoding oligopeptide transporter 9 isoform X2: protein MAKTITNRVFFKGSKWEFTLNPGPFNIKEHVLITIFANSGAGTVYATHILTAVKLLYKRSLTFLPALLVMLTTQILGFGWAGLFRKHLVEPAEMWWPSNLVQVSLFRALHEKEKRPKGSTTRTQFFVIVFICSFCYYVLPGYLFLMLTSFSWVCWLAPKSIFVQQLGSGLQGLGIGSLGIDWSTISSYLGSPLASPLFATANVTVGFIFVMYVMTPLTYWKNVYNAKNFPIFSNNLFMSNGSEYNILSIINSDFHLDEASYAKNGPINLSTFFAMTYGLGFATLSATVVHVILFNGKDIWKQTKRAFGSTKKVDVHTRLMQKYKQVPMWWFLLILVLNIAAILFACQYYNDTLQLPWWGVLLACGIALFFTLPIGIITATTNQQPGLNIITEYIIGYMYPERPVANMCFKVFGYISMTQALSFLADFKLGHYMKIPPRTMFMAQVLGSLIAVFIYQITAWELMEVIPNLCDTSLLPHDSPWTCPMDRVFYDASVIWGLVGPRRIFGDLGAYSGVNWFFVGGAIAPLMVWLAHKAFPKCEWIRYIHMPVLLGATSMMPPATAVNFTSWIIVGFLSGYVVFRYRPKWWERYNYVLSGGLDAGTAFMTVLLFITLGSRNIGLNWWGNNVEGCPLGSCPTAKGVAVDGCPAFY, encoded by the exons ATGGCGAAGACGATCACCAATCGAGTGTTCTTCAAGGGCTCTAAGTGGGAGTTTACACTCAACCCTGGTCCCTTCAACATCAAAGAACATGTTTTGATCACCATTTTTGCGAATTCTGGTGCTGGAACTGTTTATGCCACTCATATTTTGACTGCTGTTAAGTTGTTGTACAAGAGGTCTCTCACTTTTCTTCCTGCCTTGCTCGTCATGCTCACTACCCAG ATTTTGGGATTTGGCTGGGCAGGGCTTTTCCGGAAACATCTGGTTGAACCCGCAGAAATGTGGTGGCCGTCTAATCTGGTTCAGGTCTCATTGTTCAG GGCTCTACATGAGAAAGAGAAGAGACCGAAAGGCAGCACAACCCGGACGCAGTTCTTTGTCATAGTCTTCATCTGCAGCTTCTGCTACTATGTACTTCCTGGCTATCTCTTTCTCATGTTAACGTCTTTCTCGTGGGTTTGTTGGCTTGCTCCGAAATCCATATTTGTGCAACAACTAGGATCAGGCCTACAAGGCCTTGGAATTGGCAGCTTGGGGATAGACTGGTCTACGATTTCATCTTATCTCGGGAGTCCGTTAGCTAGCCCCTTGTTTGCCACTGCCAATGTCACTGTTGGATTCATCTTCGTCATGTATGTGATGACGCCCCTCACTTATTGGAAAAATGTCTATAATGCCAAGAACTTCCCAATATTTTCCAACAACCTTTTCATGTCAAACGGATCAGAATACAACATCTTGAGCATCATCAATTCTGATTTTCATCTGGATGAGGCTTCTTATGCGAAAAATGGGCCCATAAATCTCAGCACCTTTTTCGCTATGACTTATGGTCTTGGATTTGCAACGCTTTCTGCTACTGTTGTTCATGTCATACTCTTCAACGGAAA GGATATATGGAAGCAAACAAAGAGGGCATTTGGATCGACTAAGAAGGTGGATGTACACACGAGGCTTATGCAGAAGTACAAGCAAGTACCCATGTGGTGGTTTCtcctcatcctagtgttgaacaTTGCTGCCATTTTATTTGCTTGCCAGTATTACAACGACACGCTTCAATTGCCTTGGTGGGGGGTCTTGCTTGCTTGTGGCATTGCCCTTTTCTTCACCCTCCCAATTGGTATCATCACTGCCACCACAAACCAG CAACCAGGTTTGAACATCATCACAGAATACATAATTGGGTATATGTACCCCGAGCGCCCcgttgccaacatgtgcttcaAAGTTTTTGGGTACATAAGCATGACCCAGGCCCTAAGCTTTCTAGCAGACTTCAAGCTAGGCCACTACATGAAGATCCCGCCAAGAACAATGTTCATGGCACAG GTTTTAGGTTCTCTTATAGCAGTATTCATATACCAAATAACTGCTTGGGAGCTGATGGAAGTGATCCCCAACCTTTGTGACACATCCTTACTCCCACATGACAGTCCATGGACTTGCCCAATGGACCGTGTGTTTTATGATGCCTCAGTCATCTGGGGTTTGGTTGGGCCTCGCAGAATCTTTGGAGACCTCGGTGCCTACTCAGGTGTCAACTGGTTTTTTGTGGGTGGAGCGATTGCTCCTCTAATGGTATGGCTTGCACACAAAGCATTCCCAAAGTGTGAATGGATTCGATACATCCACATGCCTGTTCTTTTGGGTGCTACATCAATGATGCCCCCAGCTACAGCAGTCAACTTCACCAGTTGGATCATTGTTGGGTTCCTATCTGGATATGTAGTTTTCAGGTATCGACCGAAATGGTGGGAACGCTACAACTATGTCCTTTCTGGTGGTCTCGATGCGGGAACTGCATTCATGACGGTGTTGTTGTTCATCACCCTGGGGTCCAGAAATATTGGCCTTAATTGGTGGGGAAACAATGTCGAAGGGTGCCCTCTGGGTTCTTGTCCAACTGCCAAAGGAGTCGCTGTGGATGGCTGCCCTGCTTTTTATTGA